One Fundulus heteroclitus isolate FHET01 chromosome 1, MU-UCD_Fhet_4.1, whole genome shotgun sequence genomic window carries:
- the LOC118562673 gene encoding ubiquitin carboxyl-terminal hydrolase 37 isoform X2, translating to MRISGSSDDITGLDMWRLSTLSSEGDETAKDTDAINVQQYLMRIEEHPDLIEDLFQNSLSFIKIRRSNQTPYESNWNRNTTNPRGFPNIGNTCYMNSTLQSLLSLEDFFMTINCMEPVWNSLPGAQLLCKLAEIADSHTSIESKVKISLLKSFKKVVSDLATEVSNGLQSVSQVYLFRRQVNTEVKQAAARCFSLVAD from the exons ATGCGAATCAG TGGCAGTTCAGATGACATAACAGGGCTTGATATGTGGAGACTTTCTACTTTATCCTCAGAGGGGGATGAAACAGCTAAAGACACAGATGCTATAAATGTTCAACAGTACCTAATGAGAATAGAGGAGCACCCTGACCTGATTGAGGACTTATTCCAGAATTCACTCTCCTTTATCAAAATTAGAAg GAGCAATCAAACGCCGTACGAAAGCAATTGGAATAGGAACACCACCAATCCCAGAGG GTTCCCAAACATTGGGAACACCTGTTATATGAACTCAACCCTGCAGAGCCTCTTGAGCTTGGAAGATTTTTTCATGACCATCAATTGTATGGAGCCGGTCTGGAATTCACTTCCTGGGGCTCAGCTTCTATG TAAACTAGCAGAGATTGCAGACAGTCACACCTCGATAGAATCAAAAGTGAAGATCTCCCTCCTGAAATCTTTTAAGAAGGTGGTGTCTGATCTGGCTACGGAGGTTAGTAATGGTTTGCAAAGCGTAAGTCAGGTCTACCTGTTCAGGAGACAAGTAAACACTGAAGTTAAACAAGCAGCAGCAAGGTGTTTTTCTTTAGTAGCAGATTAG
- the LOC118562673 gene encoding ubiquitin carboxyl-terminal hydrolase 37 isoform X1, with product MFSASSGSSDDITGLDMWRLSTLSSEGDETAKDTDAINVQQYLMRIEEHPDLIEDLFQNSLSFIKIRRSNQTPYESNWNRNTTNPRGFPNIGNTCYMNSTLQSLLSLEDFFMTINCMEPVWNSLPGAQLLCKLAEIADSHTSIESKVKISLLKSFKKVVSDLATEVSNGLQSVSQVYLFRRQVNTEVKQAAARCFSLVAD from the exons ATGTTTTCTGCTTCCAGTGGCAGTTCAGATGACATAACAGGGCTTGATATGTGGAGACTTTCTACTTTATCCTCAGAGGGGGATGAAACAGCTAAAGACACAGATGCTATAAATGTTCAACAGTACCTAATGAGAATAGAGGAGCACCCTGACCTGATTGAGGACTTATTCCAGAATTCACTCTCCTTTATCAAAATTAGAAg GAGCAATCAAACGCCGTACGAAAGCAATTGGAATAGGAACACCACCAATCCCAGAGG GTTCCCAAACATTGGGAACACCTGTTATATGAACTCAACCCTGCAGAGCCTCTTGAGCTTGGAAGATTTTTTCATGACCATCAATTGTATGGAGCCGGTCTGGAATTCACTTCCTGGGGCTCAGCTTCTATG TAAACTAGCAGAGATTGCAGACAGTCACACCTCGATAGAATCAAAAGTGAAGATCTCCCTCCTGAAATCTTTTAAGAAGGTGGTGTCTGATCTGGCTACGGAGGTTAGTAATGGTTTGCAAAGCGTAAGTCAGGTCTACCTGTTCAGGAGACAAGTAAACACTGAAGTTAAACAAGCAGCAGCAAGGTGTTTTTCTTTAGTAGCAGATTAG